Genomic segment of Phycisphaerales bacterium:
TGAGCACGGGGCAATTGATCTTGCGCAGGTCGATGCGGTGCTCGCCCAGCGGGAAGCGCCCCTGCACGAGCAGGTTCTGCTGCAGGCCGTACTTCACGAAATCGCGATACACCTCGCCCGAAATGGGAATGTCGTCGCTGCTCCACGTCTCCATCGCGAAGAACTCTTCGAGAAACGCCTCGTCGGTCATGCGCTCGTAGAAGCCCAGCCACTTGTTGATGTACGTATCCACCGGCCGCAGCAGGCGGAACGAACTGCCGAGAAACTCCGGCGGGACGTTGCCCAGCGTGTCCACGAGGTTGTCCACGTCGAAGTACTTCTGGTCCGTCCACACCGCCAGCAGCTGGCTGCGGTCCGACCAGTCGATCGGCGCCGCCATCAGAATGAAGTTGCGGATGAGTTCCTGGTGCAGCGAGGTGTACATCGCGCACATGGTCCCGCCCATGCAGTAGCCCATGAGCGAGATTTGATCGACGTCGCACGAAAGGCGCAGGTGCTGCACGATGCGGTGCAGGTGCACCTCGATGTAGTCGTGCAGCGTGCGGTCGCTGTCGGCGGGCGTGGGTTCGCCCCAGTCCACGAGGTGAACGTCAAAGCCGCGATTGAGGAACTGCCGGATCACGCTCTTGTGCGGCAGCAGGTCGAGCACGTACGGCCGGTTCACCAGCGCAAAGACGCACAGCAGCGGCGGGGCGTACTGCTTGGGCACGTCGCTACGGTACCGCCGCACCTTCACCGGCCCTGACTCGAAGGCCACTTCAAATTCCGTCGCGCCCTTGCGGGCCTTGCGGGCGTAGTCCATGACCTTGGGCATCATGTTCATGCGCTCGAGCCAGCCCTGCATCGCCGTTTCAGTCGTGCCAGACATTATCGCGCCTTCTTGCTGGTGCGCTTGGTGGATTTCTTCTTGCTCTTCTTCGACGTCGCAGGCTTTCGTGAACTGGTGCTCGCTCGCGCCGCAGCCTTCCCGCCCCGCCGCCGCCCGCCGGCGCCAGCGCCTCCGTCGAGTTTCGCTTCGATGCCCCGCAGCCGCTGGTCCATCTCGTCGAGGCGGCGCGTGAGCCATGATTCGGCGTCGCGCACGGCGCCAACGGCGTCATAGAGACCGAGCGATCCGCCGTACGACTGCTCGGTCGCCTTGCGGATGAACTCATCGACCTGCCGGCGCATGGCCAGGGCGCCTTCGAGCGACGTTTTCATCTGCTCGAGGAACTGCGGGCTGCGCATGTACTCGTCGGCCCAGCGCGCCATGGCGTCCAGCCACGCCTTGTGCATCTGCTTGAATGCCTCGGCGGGCATTTCCGGCATCGACGCCGGCGCCGGCTGGCCGGTCGCGCGGGCGAACTGCCCCATCATCTGCTGCCACGCCGACTGCATCGCTGCGGGGTCGAACGGCGGCATGTTGAACGGGTTCTGGCTCGACGATTGGGTCATCGCAGATTCCTCATGGCCGCGCCGGATCTGGCGGCGCGGACGATCTTCTCGGCGCCGATGGCGAAATCAACCTCCCGGCGACGTGAAACAAGGCCGCCTGCGTCGCTCGTGCGCCGCAGCGGCCTTGCTCTCGTTGCCTTTCGCCGCTGCGCGTTCAGACCTTCGCGGCCGGGCGAGGCTTGTTCTTGCCGTCGGTCGATTCGGTCGTGGCGTTCAGGTTGCCCAGCATGGCCCGGCCGAAGTCGGCCGCGTCGTTGAGCCGCTCGTTCACGAACGCCATCTCGCGGTTGATCACGTCGGCGGTGGTCCGGGCGGACT
This window contains:
- a CDS encoding alpha/beta fold hydrolase is translated as MSGTTETAMQGWLERMNMMPKVMDYARKARKGATEFEVAFESGPVKVRRYRSDVPKQYAPPLLCVFALVNRPYVLDLLPHKSVIRQFLNRGFDVHLVDWGEPTPADSDRTLHDYIEVHLHRIVQHLRLSCDVDQISLMGYCMGGTMCAMYTSLHQELIRNFILMAAPIDWSDRSQLLAVWTDQKYFDVDNLVDTLGNVPPEFLGSSFRLLRPVDTYINKWLGFYERMTDEAFLEEFFAMETWSSDDIPISGEVYRDFVKYGLQQNLLVQGRFPLGEHRIDLRKINCPVLNLTADADHLVPCGQSLPVKDYISSDDYEAMSIRAGHIGLAVGSKAHRELWPRVCDWLAARSDAL